In Mycobacterium sp. Aquia_216, a genomic segment contains:
- a CDS encoding alpha/beta hydrolase, whose protein sequence is MRFPELQGRTSSASIPTRHGPASATVYHPPADIGRPAVYVNVHGGGFVVGHPEQDDPWCRYLAAHANVVVINPDYVLAPRHRFPAAPHQIYDIVCWAADPDRDWDGRRLCIGGQSAGGNLSAAAARLSLENSGPRIALQVLHYPPLDLVTPTRDKPSTAGSRAVMKPWMGEVFDTAYIPDPAQRRDRLASPAWGDNADRIDGIAPALIVTAEYDRLRDEARKYAEKLDAAGALAEYYEVAGVDHGYNIMSQAADVTRRTYARIAEHVARATG, encoded by the coding sequence GTGCGCTTCCCCGAACTGCAGGGACGAACCTCGAGCGCCAGCATCCCCACCCGGCACGGCCCGGCGTCAGCAACCGTCTACCACCCGCCGGCTGACATCGGCCGCCCGGCCGTCTACGTCAATGTGCATGGCGGCGGATTCGTGGTCGGACACCCTGAGCAGGACGATCCGTGGTGCCGCTACCTGGCCGCGCACGCGAATGTGGTGGTGATCAACCCCGATTACGTCCTGGCGCCGCGTCACCGCTTTCCCGCAGCACCGCACCAGATCTACGACATCGTGTGCTGGGCGGCCGACCCTGACCGCGACTGGGACGGCCGTCGGTTGTGCATCGGTGGACAAAGCGCGGGCGGCAATCTCAGCGCCGCGGCGGCCCGGCTGTCTTTGGAGAACTCCGGCCCCCGCATCGCTCTGCAGGTGCTGCACTATCCGCCCCTCGACCTCGTGACACCCACCCGCGATAAGCCGTCCACAGCAGGCTCGCGAGCGGTCATGAAACCGTGGATGGGCGAGGTCTTCGACACCGCCTACATACCCGACCCGGCACAGCGTCGCGACCGCCTCGCCTCTCCGGCGTGGGGCGATAACGCCGACCGAATCGACGGCATCGCGCCCGCACTGATCGTGACGGCCGAATACGATCGACTTCGCGACGAAGCCCGCAAATACGCCGAAAAGCTCGACGCCGCAGGAGCGTTGGCGGAGTACTACGAGGTGGCCGGTGTCGACCACGGCTACAACATCATGAGCCAGGCCGCCGACGTAACCCGCCGAACCTACGCCCGCATCGCAGAACACGTCGCGCGCGCGACGGGCTAA
- a CDS encoding gamma-glutamylcyclotransferase, whose product MPLYAAYGSNMHPEQMQKRAPHSPMAGTGWLHGWRLTFGGEDIGWEGALASVVEDPDSKVFVVLYDMTPADEMSLDHWEGSEFGIHKKIRCRVERTSSDTDTDPVLAWLYVVDAWEGGLPSARYLGVMADAAEIAGAPGEYVHDLRTRPARNIGPGTTA is encoded by the coding sequence GTGCCGCTCTACGCCGCCTATGGCTCGAACATGCATCCCGAGCAGATGCAGAAGCGTGCACCCCACTCGCCGATGGCCGGAACGGGCTGGTTGCACGGGTGGCGGCTGACCTTCGGCGGCGAAGACATCGGCTGGGAAGGCGCGCTGGCCAGCGTCGTCGAGGATCCCGATTCCAAGGTGTTCGTCGTGCTCTATGACATGACGCCGGCCGACGAGATGAGCCTGGACCATTGGGAGGGCTCCGAGTTCGGCATCCACAAGAAGATCCGATGCCGGGTGGAGCGCACGTCCTCCGACACCGACACCGATCCGGTGCTGGCCTGGCTCTACGTGGTCGACGCGTGGGAGGGCGGGCTGCCGTCGGCACGGTACCTGGGCGTCATGGCCGATGCCGCGGAAATAGCCGGCGCACCAGGGGAATACGTGCACGACCTGCGGACGCGGCCGGCCCGCAACATCGGCCCGGGGACTACGGCTTAA
- a CDS encoding NAD(P)H-quinone dehydrogenase has protein sequence MVTRIVILGGGPAGYEAALVAATLSSRHPDSTDVTVIDSEGIGGAAVLDDCVPSKTFIASTWLRTELRRAPRLGFDIDIDDAKISLPQIHKRVKALAAEQSADITAQLLAEGVHVVAGRGELCDSAPGLARHRIKVTHSDEGPDGPVVTEHDADVVLIATGASPRVLPSAQPDGERILTWRQLYDLEALPEHLIVVGSGVTGAEFVHAYTELGVPVTVAASRDRVLPYEDADAALVLEEAFAERGVELIKNARAESVTRTESGVLVTMTDGRTVEGSHALMTIGSVPNTSGLGLERVGIELGPGDYLKVDRVSRTSVPGIYAAGDCTGLLLLASVAAMQGRIAMYHALGEGVSPIRLRTVASTVFTRPEIAAVGVPQTMIDDGSVPARTIMLPLRTNARAKMSGLQQGFVKVFCRKSTGVVIGGVVVAPIASELILPIAVAVQNRITVNELAQTLAVYPSLSGSITEAARRLMAHDDLD, from the coding sequence GTGGTGACCCGCATCGTGATCCTCGGTGGAGGCCCGGCCGGTTACGAAGCCGCGCTGGTGGCCGCCACCCTGTCTTCTAGACACCCTGATAGCACCGACGTCACCGTGATCGACTCCGAGGGCATCGGCGGGGCGGCCGTGCTGGATGACTGCGTGCCGTCCAAGACGTTCATCGCCTCGACCTGGCTGCGCACCGAACTGCGCCGCGCTCCCCGGCTGGGCTTCGACATCGACATCGACGACGCCAAGATCTCGCTGCCGCAGATCCACAAACGGGTCAAGGCGCTGGCCGCCGAGCAGTCGGCCGATATCACCGCCCAGCTGCTCGCCGAGGGTGTGCATGTGGTCGCGGGTCGCGGCGAGCTGTGCGATTCCGCGCCCGGCCTGGCCCGGCACCGCATCAAGGTGACCCATTCCGATGAGGGGCCCGACGGCCCCGTCGTCACCGAGCACGACGCCGATGTCGTCCTGATCGCCACCGGCGCCAGCCCGCGGGTACTGCCGTCGGCCCAGCCAGACGGCGAGCGCATCCTGACCTGGCGACAGCTCTACGACCTGGAGGCGTTGCCCGAGCACCTGATCGTGGTGGGCTCGGGGGTTACCGGGGCCGAGTTCGTGCACGCCTACACCGAGCTCGGCGTGCCGGTCACGGTGGCGGCCAGCCGGGACCGGGTGCTGCCCTACGAGGACGCCGACGCCGCGCTGGTGCTGGAGGAGGCGTTCGCCGAACGCGGTGTGGAGCTGATCAAGAACGCCCGCGCGGAATCGGTCACTCGCACCGAGAGCGGGGTCCTGGTCACCATGACCGACGGCCGCACCGTCGAGGGCAGCCACGCCCTGATGACCATCGGATCGGTGCCCAACACCAGCGGTCTCGGCCTGGAACGCGTCGGCATCGAGCTGGGCCCTGGGGACTACCTGAAGGTGGACCGGGTGTCACGGACGTCGGTTCCGGGCATCTATGCCGCGGGCGACTGCACCGGCTTGCTGCTGCTGGCGTCGGTGGCCGCCATGCAGGGCCGGATCGCGATGTATCACGCGCTGGGTGAGGGCGTCAGCCCGATCCGGCTGCGTACGGTCGCCTCGACGGTGTTCACCCGGCCCGAGATCGCCGCCGTCGGGGTGCCGCAGACGATGATCGACGACGGCTCGGTGCCGGCCCGGACCATCATGCTGCCGTTGCGGACCAACGCGCGCGCCAAGATGTCCGGGTTGCAGCAAGGCTTCGTCAAGGTCTTCTGCCGCAAGTCCACCGGCGTCGTCATCGGCGGCGTGGTGGTGGCGCCGATCGCCTCCGAGCTGATCCTGCCGATCGCCGTGGCCGTGCAAAACCGCATCACCGTCAACGAGCTGGCGCAGACGCTGGCCGTCTACCCGTCGTTGTCCGGGTCGATCACCGAGGCCGCTCGGCGGCTGATGGCCCATGACGATCTGGACTAG
- a CDS encoding glycerol-3-phosphate dehydrogenase/oxidase has product MNDPVSNLGPQQRAAAWERLGSEQFDVVVIGGGVVGSGCALDAATRGLKVALVEARDFASGTSSRSSKMFHGGLRYLEQLEFGLVREALHERELSLTRLAPHLVKPLPFLFPLTHRWWERPYTAAGIFLYDSLGGAKSVPAQKHLTRAGALRLSPGLKRSSLIGGIRYYDTVVDDARHTMTVARTAAHYGAVVRCSTQAVALLREGDRVIGVRVRDSEDGSITEVRGHVVVNATGVWTDEIQALSKQRGRFQVRASKGVHVVVPRDRIVSDAAIILRTEKSVMFIIPWGSHWIIGTTDTDWNLDLAHPAATKADIDYILTTVNAVLATPLTHADIDGVYAGLRPLLAGESEETSKLSREHAVAVPAPGLVAIAGGKYTTYRVMAADAIDTAVQFVPARVAPSITEKVGLLGADGYFALINQVEHVGELVGLHPYRVRHLLDRYGSLMDDVLALAADRPELLTPIKEAPGYLKVEAVYAAAAEGALHLEDILARRMRISIEYPHRGVDCAREVAELVAPVLGWSAGDVNREVANYTARVEAEILSQAQPDDVSADELRASAPEARAEILEPVPLN; this is encoded by the coding sequence GTGAATGATCCGGTTTCCAACTTGGGACCGCAGCAACGCGCGGCGGCTTGGGAGCGGCTGGGCAGTGAGCAGTTCGATGTCGTCGTCATCGGCGGCGGGGTGGTGGGCTCCGGATGCGCGCTGGATGCCGCGACTCGCGGCCTCAAGGTCGCCCTGGTCGAGGCGCGTGACTTCGCTTCCGGCACCTCGAGCCGCTCGTCGAAGATGTTCCACGGCGGGTTGCGCTATCTCGAACAACTGGAGTTCGGACTGGTACGCGAGGCGCTGCACGAGCGCGAGCTGTCGCTGACCAGGTTGGCGCCGCATCTGGTCAAACCGCTCCCGTTCTTGTTCCCGTTGACCCATCGGTGGTGGGAGCGTCCCTACACCGCGGCGGGCATCTTCCTCTACGACAGCCTCGGCGGCGCGAAATCCGTTCCCGCGCAAAAGCATCTGACGCGCGCCGGCGCGCTGCGGTTGAGTCCGGGCCTGAAGCGCAGCTCGCTGATCGGCGGGATCCGTTACTACGACACCGTCGTCGACGATGCCAGGCACACGATGACGGTCGCGCGCACCGCCGCGCATTACGGCGCCGTCGTGCGGTGCTCCACCCAGGCGGTCGCGCTGCTGCGCGAGGGCGACCGGGTGATCGGGGTGCGCGTCCGCGACTCCGAAGACGGCTCGATCACCGAGGTTCGCGGTCACGTCGTGGTCAACGCGACCGGGGTGTGGACCGACGAGATCCAGGCTCTGTCCAAGCAGCGCGGGCGGTTTCAGGTGCGCGCGTCCAAGGGCGTGCACGTGGTGGTGCCGCGGGACCGGATCGTCAGCGATGCCGCGATCATCCTGCGCACCGAGAAGTCGGTGATGTTCATCATCCCGTGGGGCAGCCACTGGATCATCGGAACCACCGACACCGACTGGAATCTCGACCTGGCCCACCCGGCGGCCACCAAGGCCGACATCGACTACATCCTGACCACCGTGAACGCCGTGCTGGCCACTCCGCTGACGCATGCCGACATCGACGGCGTGTACGCGGGCCTGCGTCCGCTGCTGGCCGGGGAAAGCGAGGAAACCTCCAAGCTGTCCCGGGAGCACGCCGTCGCGGTGCCCGCGCCCGGCCTGGTGGCCATTGCGGGCGGCAAATACACCACCTACCGGGTGATGGCCGCCGACGCGATCGACACGGCCGTGCAGTTCGTCCCGGCCCGGGTCGCGCCGTCGATCACCGAAAAGGTGGGCCTGCTGGGCGCCGACGGCTACTTCGCCCTGATCAACCAGGTCGAACACGTGGGCGAGCTGGTGGGCCTGCACCCGTACCGGGTCCGTCACCTGCTGGACCGCTACGGCTCGCTGATGGATGACGTGCTGGCGCTGGCGGCGGATCGTCCCGAGCTGCTGACCCCGATCAAGGAAGCGCCGGGCTACCTGAAGGTGGAGGCCGTGTACGCCGCCGCAGCCGAGGGTGCCCTGCACCTCGAGGACATTCTGGCCCGCCGGATGCGGATTTCGATCGAATACCCGCACCGCGGCGTCGACTGCGCTCGCGAGGTCGCCGAGCTGGTCGCTCCGGTGCTGGGGTGGAGCGCCGGTGACGTCAATCGTGAGGTTGCCAACTACACCGCGCGGGTCGAGGCCGAGATCCTCTCGCAGGCTCAGCCCGACGACGTCTCGGCAGACGAGCTGCGGGCCAGCGCGCCAGAAGCGCGCGCCGAGATCCTCGAGCCGGTCCCGCTCAATTGA
- a CDS encoding pseudouridine synthase: MRPAPLPVRDGLGPARVRLQGGAVLAELTARFGEQARAKVQAGEVVDADGVVIDEASVLPAGASVYLYRDLPDEVRVPFDIPVLYRDDDIVVVDKPHFLATMPRGSHVAQTALVRLRRDLGLPQLSPAHRLDRLTAGVLLFTTRREVRGAYQTLFARGEVRKTYLARAAVDPDLVLPRLVQSRIIKYRSHLQAVCEPGVPNAETLVELLSPDGLYRLTPRTGRTHQLRVHMASLGLPIIGDPLYPKVIEVPADDFSTPLRLLAQRIEFDDPLTGSRRTFVSTRGTPG, encoded by the coding sequence TTGAGGCCCGCCCCGCTTCCGGTGCGCGACGGATTGGGGCCCGCGCGGGTGCGGCTGCAGGGCGGGGCGGTGCTGGCCGAGCTGACCGCGCGGTTCGGCGAGCAGGCCCGCGCCAAGGTTCAGGCCGGAGAGGTCGTCGACGCCGACGGGGTGGTGATCGACGAGGCGAGCGTGTTGCCCGCCGGCGCCAGCGTCTACCTGTATCGGGACCTTCCTGATGAAGTGCGGGTGCCGTTCGACATCCCGGTGCTCTATCGCGACGACGACATCGTGGTCGTGGACAAGCCGCATTTCCTGGCGACGATGCCCCGGGGCAGCCACGTCGCACAGACCGCGCTGGTGCGGCTGCGCCGGGACCTGGGACTGCCCCAGCTGAGCCCCGCGCACCGGCTCGACCGGCTGACCGCCGGGGTGCTGCTGTTCACCACTCGGCGCGAGGTGCGCGGTGCCTACCAGACGCTGTTCGCCCGGGGCGAGGTCCGCAAGACGTACCTGGCCCGCGCGGCGGTCGATCCGGACCTGGTGCTGCCGCGCCTGGTGCAAAGCCGAATCATCAAGTACCGCAGCCACTTACAAGCTGTCTGCGAGCCCGGAGTGCCCAACGCGGAGACGCTGGTGGAACTGTTGTCTCCCGACGGCCTGTACCGGCTGACGCCGCGCACCGGGCGGACCCACCAGTTGCGGGTGCACATGGCGTCGCTGGGACTGCCGATCATCGGTGATCCGTTGTACCCCAAGGTTATTGAAGTGCCCGCCGATGACTTCAGCACTCCGCTGCGACTGCTGGCGCAGCGCATCGAGTTCGACGATCCGCTGACCGGGTCACGCCGCACGTTCGTCAGTACCAGGGGTACGCCGGGCTGA
- a CDS encoding DUF732 domain-containing protein, with amino-acid sequence MKIGKPGSLHVPSGTRLVVAMAVSLGVLGAGVAPAAHADANDDKFIQLLISDGITHDSVPAAIAAARKVCEFLAQGQTPNEVVIDVMNSSSLPDYDAGYFVGAAIRAYCPQYKPPPEPPAPPAPPPTT; translated from the coding sequence GTGAAAATTGGCAAGCCCGGCTCCCTACACGTGCCGTCGGGCACCCGACTCGTAGTTGCGATGGCCGTCTCGCTTGGCGTGCTCGGCGCAGGCGTAGCCCCTGCCGCCCACGCCGACGCGAACGACGACAAATTCATCCAACTGCTGATCTCCGACGGCATCACTCACGACTCCGTCCCCGCTGCCATCGCGGCGGCCCGGAAGGTCTGCGAGTTCCTTGCGCAAGGCCAGACGCCCAACGAGGTCGTCATCGATGTGATGAACAGCAGTAGCCTGCCCGACTACGACGCGGGCTACTTCGTCGGCGCGGCCATCCGCGCCTACTGCCCGCAATACAAGCCGCCGCCGGAACCCCCGGCGCCCCCGGCACCCCCGCCGACGACCTAA
- a CDS encoding alpha/beta hydrolase family esterase: MPYGRWLSLALLAVCLVGCGVQPVSAATPRDLTGTFRSGGMDRTYVLHVPPGDPVGLVLSLHGGGGTGKGQRGLTEFDAVADANKLLVVYPDGYDKSWADGRGASPADRRHIDDVGFLVALADKLRNDYNIAPGHVFATGMSNGGFMSNRLACDRADVFSAIAPVAGTLGIGVVCNPSQPVSVWEAHGTGDPLVRFKGGDVRGRGGLSHSISVKSMVDKWRSADGCQGDPVVELLPNVGDGTVVHRFDSTACAASTEVVLYQIDNGGHTWPGGKQYLPKAVIGPTSRALDGSESIAQFFLAHARD, encoded by the coding sequence ATGCCGTACGGACGATGGTTATCGCTGGCGCTGCTGGCGGTCTGTCTCGTCGGCTGTGGCGTGCAACCCGTATCGGCGGCCACGCCTCGTGATCTGACCGGGACGTTCCGGTCCGGCGGTATGGACCGGACCTATGTATTGCACGTGCCGCCCGGCGATCCCGTCGGCTTGGTGCTCAGCCTGCACGGAGGCGGTGGTACCGGAAAGGGACAGCGGGGTCTGACCGAGTTCGATGCCGTCGCCGACGCCAACAAACTGCTGGTGGTCTATCCCGACGGTTATGACAAGAGCTGGGCCGACGGAAGGGGAGCCTCGCCGGCCGATCGCCGCCACATCGACGACGTGGGGTTTCTGGTCGCGTTGGCCGACAAGCTGCGCAACGACTACAACATCGCCCCCGGGCACGTCTTCGCCACCGGAATGTCCAACGGCGGCTTCATGTCCAACCGGCTGGCTTGCGATCGCGCTGATGTTTTTTCGGCGATCGCGCCGGTCGCGGGCACGCTGGGCATCGGGGTGGTATGCAACCCCTCGCAACCGGTTTCGGTCTGGGAGGCGCACGGGACCGGAGATCCGTTGGTGCGTTTCAAAGGCGGGGACGTACGCGGCCGCGGTGGGCTGAGCCACTCCATCTCGGTCAAAAGCATGGTGGACAAATGGCGTTCGGCCGACGGCTGCCAGGGCGACCCGGTGGTCGAGTTATTGCCCAACGTCGGGGACGGCACCGTCGTGCACCGATTCGATTCGACGGCGTGTGCGGCGTCCACCGAGGTGGTTCTCTATCAGATCGACAATGGCGGGCACACCTGGCCGGGCGGCAAGCAGTATCTGCCGAAGGCGGTGATCGGGCCGACATCGCGCGCGCTGGACGGATCGGAATCGATTGCGCAGTTTTTCCTCGCGCATGCCCGTGACTAG
- the nei2 gene encoding endonuclease VIII Nei2, translated as MPEGDTVWHTAATLAEHLAGQTLTRCDIRVPRFATVDLTGNVVDEVLSRGKHLFIRVGRASIHSHLKMDGSWRVGRRPVRLDHRARIVLEANDIRAVGVDLGVLEILDRDHDGEAVAHLGPDLLGPDWDPRVAAANLIARPERPIAEALLDQRVMAGVGNVYCNELCFVSGHLPTAPVSAVGDPHRLVSLARDMLWVNRFRWNRCTTGDTRAGRQLWVYGRAGQHCRRCGTRINVDDTGARVAYWCPSCQR; from the coding sequence ATGCCCGAGGGTGACACCGTCTGGCATACCGCGGCCACGCTGGCCGAGCACCTGGCCGGGCAGACGCTGACCCGCTGCGACATCCGGGTGCCGCGATTCGCCACCGTCGACCTCACCGGCAACGTGGTCGACGAGGTGCTCAGCCGGGGCAAGCACCTGTTCATCCGGGTGGGGCGGGCCAGTATTCACTCGCATCTGAAGATGGACGGCAGCTGGCGAGTCGGAAGACGCCCGGTGCGGTTAGATCACCGGGCCCGCATTGTCTTGGAAGCAAACGATATCCGTGCGGTCGGCGTGGACCTGGGAGTGCTCGAAATCCTCGACCGCGACCACGACGGCGAAGCGGTCGCGCACTTGGGGCCCGATCTGCTGGGCCCGGATTGGGATCCCCGGGTCGCCGCGGCCAACCTGATCGCACGCCCGGAGCGGCCGATCGCCGAGGCGTTGCTGGACCAGCGGGTGATGGCCGGGGTGGGAAACGTCTATTGCAACGAGTTGTGTTTCGTCAGCGGACATCTGCCGACCGCGCCGGTCAGCGCGGTCGGCGACCCGCATCGTTTGGTGTCGCTGGCCCGGGACATGCTGTGGGTCAATCGCTTCCGCTGGAACCGCTGCACCACCGGCGACACCCGGGCGGGGCGGCAGCTGTGGGTCTACGGCCGCGCCGGGCAACATTGCCGTCGCTGCGGCACGCGCATCAACGTCGACGACACCGGTGCGCGGGTGGCCTATTGGTGCCCGTCCTGTCAACGCTGA